Proteins encoded by one window of Candidatus Neomarinimicrobiota bacterium:
- a CDS encoding sialate O-acetylesterase, with product MKESARTSLLFIIIIMLTVSVAAKIKLPKLISDGMVLQRETELTIWGWASPKEHVEIEFMGKTYATISDKKGNWDIKLPKLKAGGPYKMIIKGENTITIKDIFIGDVWLCSGQSNMELTMQRAKPLYEDEVANASNPNIRQFEVPDVYNFNAPQKDLPSGKWVIVTPKTILKFSAVAYFFVKELYEIYKIPIGLINASLGGSPAEAWMSEEALKEFPHYLQEAYKYRDSTLIKKIQKEDRQRISSWYRELHKKDLGYKNSEKPWYSLDIDTTDWLPFNLPGYWADRGAGNLNGVLWFRKTFNISSDKAGKPARLLLGRIIDADSVFVNGIFVGTVSYQYPPRRYKVPDGVLKEGKNEIVIRVINNAGKGGFVPDKPYMLIVKGDTIDLKGKWLYKVGAEMPPLKGKTFIQWKPMGLFNAMIAPLLKYKIKGVIWYQGESNISRAIEYRKLFPALIKDWRKHWRNNKLPFLFVQLPNYGQPSSEPTESWWALLREAQLMALKLPYTGMAVTIDIGEWNDIHPLNKKDVGKRLALWARKIAYGEKDIVYSGPIYKKMKKKGGEIILYFEHAGSGLVAKGTELQGFSIAGQDKKFVGAKAEIIGKNKVVVWSEKVKKPVAVRYAWADNPEGANLYNKEELPASPFRTDNW from the coding sequence ATGAAAGAAAGCGCAAGGACTTCCTTATTATTTATCATTATAATCATGTTAACGGTATCGGTTGCTGCCAAAATAAAGCTACCAAAGCTTATCAGTGACGGGATGGTACTGCAAAGGGAAACAGAACTTACAATTTGGGGGTGGGCATCCCCAAAGGAACATGTTGAAATTGAGTTCATGGGTAAAACCTACGCTACTATATCGGATAAGAAGGGTAACTGGGATATAAAACTACCAAAATTAAAAGCAGGTGGTCCCTATAAGATGATAATAAAAGGAGAAAATACAATTACAATAAAGGACATCTTTATCGGTGATGTCTGGCTTTGCTCAGGTCAATCAAATATGGAATTAACAATGCAGAGAGCAAAACCGCTGTATGAGGATGAAGTAGCAAACGCAAGTAATCCGAATATCCGACAATTTGAGGTTCCTGATGTTTACAATTTTAATGCTCCTCAAAAAGATCTACCTTCCGGAAAGTGGGTAATTGTTACACCCAAAACAATTTTAAAATTCTCGGCAGTTGCTTACTTCTTCGTAAAGGAACTTTATGAAATTTATAAAATACCTATTGGTCTTATTAATGCATCACTTGGTGGCTCTCCAGCTGAAGCATGGATGAGTGAGGAAGCTTTGAAAGAATTTCCTCATTATCTCCAAGAAGCTTACAAGTACAGAGATAGCACTTTAATAAAGAAAATACAGAAAGAAGACAGACAAAGAATTTCCAGCTGGTACAGGGAGCTACACAAAAAAGACCTTGGATATAAAAATTCTGAAAAACCATGGTACTCATTGGACATCGATACAACTGATTGGTTACCTTTTAATCTTCCCGGATACTGGGCTGATCGGGGTGCTGGAAATTTAAACGGAGTGCTATGGTTTAGAAAAACATTTAATATCTCATCCGACAAAGCAGGAAAACCTGCAAGGTTGTTGTTAGGTAGAATTATTGATGCAGATTCTGTCTTTGTAAATGGAATATTTGTGGGAACAGTCTCATATCAGTATCCTCCAAGAAGATATAAAGTTCCTGATGGAGTACTAAAAGAGGGCAAAAACGAAATTGTTATACGAGTAATAAATAACGCAGGAAAAGGTGGCTTTGTACCGGATAAACCATATATGCTAATCGTGAAAGGAGACACAATCGATTTAAAAGGCAAGTGGCTTTATAAAGTCGGTGCTGAAATGCCACCGCTGAAGGGAAAAACATTTATCCAATGGAAACCAATGGGACTTTTTAACGCAATGATTGCACCTCTTCTGAAGTATAAGATTAAAGGCGTAATCTGGTATCAGGGAGAATCAAATATTTCAAGAGCAATTGAATACAGAAAACTTTTCCCTGCACTGATAAAAGACTGGCGTAAACACTGGCGAAATAATAAGCTACCATTTTTATTTGTTCAACTACCCAATTATGGTCAACCTTCATCTGAGCCAACTGAAAGCTGGTGGGCACTCTTACGTGAAGCTCAACTTATGGCGCTAAAACTTCCCTATACAGGTATGGCAGTTACAATTGACATTGGCGAATGGAATGATATTCATCCTTTGAACAAAAAGGATGTCGGCAAACGTCTTGCACTCTGGGCGAGAAAAATCGCTTATGGTGAGAAAGATATTGTTTATTCAGGCCCTATCTATAAAAAAATGAAGAAAAAAGGGGGTGAAATAATACTTTATTTCGAACATGCAGGTAGTGGACTTGTTGCCAAGGGAACAGAGCTACAAGGATTCTCAATTGCAGGGCAAGATAAAAAGTTTGTAGGCGCAAAGGCTGAAATTATAGGCAAGAATAAAGTTGTTGTCTGGAGTGAAAAGGTTAAAAAACCTGTAGCTGTAAGATACGCCTGGGCAGATAATCCAGAGGGAGCAAATCTGTATAACAAAGAGGAGTTACCAGCATCACCATTTAGAACTGATAATTGGTAA